The Pan paniscus chromosome 1, NHGRI_mPanPan1-v2.0_pri, whole genome shotgun sequence genome has a segment encoding these proteins:
- the PYGO2 gene encoding pygopus homolog 2, translated as MAASAPPPPDKLEGGGGPAPPPAPPSTGRKQGKAGLQMKSPEKKRRKSNTQGPAYSHLTEFAPPPTPMVDHLVASNPFEDDFGAPKVGVAAPPFLGSPVPFGGFRVQGGMAGQVPPGYSTGGGGGPQPLRRQPPPFPPNPMGPAFNMPPQGPGYPPPGNMNFPSQPFNQPLGQNFSPPSGQMMPGPVGGFGPMISPTMGQPPRAELGPPSLSQRFAQPGAPFGPSLQRPGQGLPSLPPNTSPFPGPDPGFPGPGGEDGGKPLNPPAPTAFPQEPHSGSPAAAVNGNQPSFPPNSSGRGGGTPDANSLAPPGKAGGGSGPQPPPGLVYPCGACRSEVNDDQDAILCEASCQKWFHRECTGMTESAYGLLTTEASAVWACDLCLKTKEIQSVYIREGMGQLVAANDG; from the exons ATGGCCGCCTCGGCGCCGCCCCCACCGGACAAGCTGGAGGGAGGTGGCGGCCCCGCACCGCCCCCTGCGCCGCCCAGCACCGGGAGGAAGCAGGGCAAGGCCG GTCTGCAAATGAAGAGTCCAGAAAAGAAGCGAAGGAAGTCAAATACTCAG GGCCCTGCATACTCACATCTGACGGAGTTTGCACCACCCCCAACTCCCATGGTGGATCACCTGGTTGCATCCAACCCTTTTGAAGATGACTTCGGAGCCCCCAAAGTGGGGGTTGCAGCCCCTCCATTCCTTGGCAGTCCTGTGCCCTTCGGAGGCTTCCGCGTGCAGGGGGGCATGGCGGGCCAGGTACCCCCAGGCTACAGCACTGGAGGTGGAGGGGGCCCCCAGCCACTTCGTCGACAGCCACCCCCCTTCCCTCCCAATCCTATGGGCCCTGCTTTCAACATGCCCCCCCAGGGTCCTGGCTACCCACCCCCAGGCAACATGAACTTTCCCAGCCAACCCTTCAACCAGCCTCTGGGTCAAAACTTTAGTCCTCCCAGTGGGCAGATGATGCCGGGCCCAGTGGGGGGATTTGGTCCCATGATCTCACCCACCATGGGACAGCCTCCCAGAGCAGAGCTGGGCCCACCTTCTCTGTCCCAACGATTTGCTCAGCCAGGGGCTCCTTTTGGCCCTTCTCTCCAGAGACCTGGTCAGGGGCTCCCCAGCCTGCCGCCTAACACAAGTCCCTTTCCTGGTCCGGACCCTGGCTTTCCTGGCCCTGGTGGTGAGGATGGGGGGAAGCCCTTGAATCCACCTGCTCCTACTGCTTTTCCCCAGGAGCCCCACTCAGGCTCCCCGGCTGCTGCTGTTAATGGGAACCAGCCCAGTTTCCCCCCGAACAGCagtgggcggggtgggggcacTCCAGATGCCAACAGCTTGGCACCCCCTGGCAAGGCAGGTGGGGGCTCCGGGCCCCAGCCTCCCCCAGGCTTGGTGTACCCATGTGGTGCCTGTCGGAGTGAGGTGAACGATGACCAGGATGCCATTCTGTGTGAGGCCTCCTGCCAGAAATGGTTCCACCGTGAGTGCACAGGCATGACTGAGAGCGCCTATGGGCTGCTGACCACTGAAGCTTCTGCCGTCTGGGCCTGCGATCTCTGCCTCAAGACCAAGGAGATCCAGTCTGTCTACATCCGTGAGGGCATGGGGCAGCTGGTGGCTGCTAACGATGGGTGA